A window from Symphalangus syndactylus isolate Jambi chromosome 22, NHGRI_mSymSyn1-v2.1_pri, whole genome shotgun sequence encodes these proteins:
- the DHRS3 gene encoding short-chain dehydrogenase/reductase 3 isoform X5, which produces MGTECHYFICDVGNREEVYQTAKAVREKVGDITILVNNAAVVHGKSLMDSDDDALLKSQHINTLGQFWTTKAFLPRMLELQNGHIVCLNSVLALSAIPGAIDYCTSKASAFAFMESLTLGLLDCPGVSATTVLPFHTSTEMFQGMRVRFPNLFPPLKPETVARRTVEAVQLNQALLLLPWTMHALVILKSILPQAALEEIHKFSGTYTCMNTFKGRT; this is translated from the exons ATGGGCACTGAGTGCCATTACTTCATCTGCGACGTGGGCAACCGAGAGGAGGTGTACCAGACGGCCAAGGCTGTCCGGGAGAAG GTGGGTGACATCACCATCCTGGTGAACAATGCCGCCGTGGTCCATGGGAAGAGCCTAATGGACAGTGACGATGATGCCCTCCTCAAGTCCCAACACATCAACACCCTGGGCCAGTTCTGG ACCACCAAGGCCTTCCTGCCGCGTATGCTGGAGCTGCAGAACGGCCACATCGTGTGCCTCAACTCCGTGCTGGCACTGTCTGCCATCCCCGGTGCCATTGACTACTGCACATCCAAAGCGTCAGCCTTCGCCTTCATGGAGAGCCTGACCCTGGGGCTGCTGGACTGTCCAGGAGTCAGCGCCACCACAGTGCTGCCCTTCCACACCAGCACCGAGATGTTCCAGGGCATGAGAGTCAG GTTTCCCAACCTCTTTCCCCCACTGAAGCCAGAGACTGTGGCCCGGAGGACAGTGGAAGCTGTGCAGCTCAACcaggccctcctcctcctcccatggACGATGCATGCCCTCGTTATCTTGAAAAG CATACTTCCACAGGCTGCACTCGAGGAGATCCACAAATTCTCAGGAACCTACACCTGCATGAACACTTTCAAAGGGCGGACATAG